A window of Cohnella herbarum contains these coding sequences:
- a CDS encoding peptidyl-prolyl cis-trans isomerase codes for MRETIRRKPLVLLALLATLAMTSGCKSDAEPAAPGASGTIPKAQKADDELVATVGKVTITRGQLLEQLLAAYGAQTLRSMMLQEAVNEEAATLHIEVTDDELEVELRLMRQGYEDEEDFYRAMNEQLGMNREEVRSDARYRLLLEKIALGDITVTQSEIDRYLEEHPDQFLPKEQYQWAQIVVLTDERARQLLALLEEGEDFAELARSNSLDEFTADEGGNVGWIEAGDPFEAPALLETVAMMQVGEVTGPIELDKGYAIVRLDGRREIRTKSPDEIASEVRKQLALGKALPIQELEQNLLEKYRAEVKDATLQQ; via the coding sequence ATGAGGGAGACGATACGGCGTAAGCCGCTCGTACTGCTGGCCCTCTTAGCAACTTTGGCGATGACATCAGGCTGCAAATCGGATGCCGAGCCGGCCGCCCCAGGCGCTAGCGGGACGATTCCTAAGGCTCAGAAGGCCGACGATGAGCTCGTGGCAACGGTAGGGAAGGTTACGATTACGCGAGGACAATTGTTGGAGCAACTGCTTGCGGCGTATGGAGCGCAGACGTTAAGAAGCATGATGCTTCAGGAAGCCGTGAACGAAGAAGCCGCAACGCTGCACATCGAAGTGACGGATGACGAGTTGGAGGTTGAACTTCGCCTCATGCGGCAGGGTTATGAGGATGAAGAGGATTTCTATAGAGCGATGAACGAACAGCTCGGCATGAATCGGGAAGAGGTTAGGTCGGATGCCCGTTACCGCTTGCTGCTGGAGAAAATTGCATTGGGCGACATAACGGTGACCCAGTCCGAGATCGATCGTTATTTGGAGGAGCATCCGGATCAATTCCTGCCGAAAGAGCAATATCAATGGGCGCAAATCGTCGTACTTACGGATGAGCGGGCGAGGCAGCTGCTTGCGCTCCTTGAAGAAGGCGAGGATTTCGCTGAACTTGCGCGCTCGAATTCCTTGGACGAATTTACGGCTGACGAAGGCGGCAACGTAGGCTGGATAGAAGCGGGAGATCCTTTCGAGGCGCCGGCGCTGTTGGAAACCGTGGCTATGATGCAAGTCGGAGAGGTGACGGGGCCCATTGAGCTGGATAAGGGGTATGCCATCGTGAGGCTCGACGGCAGACGGGAAATTCGGACGAAGTCGCCTGACGAAATCGCGTCCGAGGTTCGGAAACAGTTAGCTCTTGGGAAAGCGTTGCCCATTCAAGAACTGGAGCAAAATCTTCTGGAAAAGTACCGGGCGGAAGTGAAGGATGCGACCCTGCAACAATAA
- the cysK gene encoding cysteine synthase A produces the protein MAKIVQNVTQLIGDTPLVRLNRIVPEGSAEIYVKLEYQNPGSSVKDRIAISMIEEAEKQGLIKPGVSTIVEPTSGNTGIGLAMVAAAKGYRAILVMPETMSLERRNLLRAYGAELVLTPGSEGMNGSVKKAEEIVKENADYFLPQQFKNQANVKIHRETTGPEIVEAINSYDGKIDAFVSGIGTGGTISGAGEVLKQNFPNIKIYAVEPAASPLLSGGGPGPHKIQGIGANFIPDILNREIYDAVIPVENEEAFETARTVAKKEGLLVGISSGAAIFAALKVAKELGEGKRVVAVVPSNGERYLSTPLFNFDN, from the coding sequence ATGGCTAAGATTGTACAGAATGTTACTCAGCTTATCGGCGATACGCCACTCGTACGTTTGAATCGCATCGTGCCTGAAGGCAGCGCGGAAATCTACGTGAAGCTGGAATACCAGAATCCGGGTTCGAGCGTTAAAGACCGTATTGCGATCAGCATGATCGAAGAGGCTGAGAAGCAAGGGCTGATCAAACCGGGCGTGAGCACGATCGTTGAGCCTACGAGCGGCAACACGGGAATCGGACTGGCGATGGTAGCCGCCGCCAAAGGATACCGCGCGATTCTGGTTATGCCGGAAACGATGAGCTTAGAGCGTCGCAACCTGCTTCGCGCTTATGGCGCCGAGCTCGTTCTTACTCCAGGCTCCGAGGGCATGAACGGTTCCGTTAAGAAAGCGGAAGAGATCGTGAAAGAAAACGCTGATTACTTCTTGCCGCAACAATTCAAGAACCAAGCGAACGTGAAAATTCACCGCGAAACGACTGGCCCCGAAATCGTTGAAGCGATCAACTCCTACGATGGCAAGATCGATGCTTTCGTAAGCGGAATCGGTACCGGCGGTACGATCTCCGGTGCTGGCGAAGTGCTGAAACAGAACTTCCCGAACATCAAGATCTACGCGGTCGAGCCTGCTGCGTCTCCGTTGTTATCCGGCGGCGGTCCCGGCCCTCATAAAATTCAAGGTATCGGCGCTAACTTCATTCCGGACATTCTGAATCGCGAGATTTACGATGCGGTCATTCCGGTCGAGAATGAAGAAGCATTCGAAACGGCGCGGACGGTTGCTAAAAAAGAAGGCTTGCTCGTAGGGATTTCCTCCGGAGCGGCGATCTTCGCGGCGCTTAAAGTGGCAAAAGAACTCGGAGAAGGCAAACGCGTCGTCGCGGTCGTTCCTTCCAACGGCGAACGTTACTTGAGCACGCCTCTGTTTAACTTCGACAACTAA